Proteins encoded in a region of the Pseudomonas sp. PDNC002 genome:
- a CDS encoding trans-acting enoyl reductase family protein: MSKSHWMIYGANGYTGRLVAEQAQREGLTPILGGRNPASLHALGSSLGLECRVFDLNDSAAALAALEDVAVLANCAGPFSATAAPMIEACIASATHYVDITGEISVFEYAHGLDEVARTAGVVICPGVGFDVIPTDCVAACLKEAMPDAAHLALGFDSGSGLSPGTAKTTVEGLKLGGKVREAGRLRDVPLGYKRRDIDFGRGLKHAVTIPWGDVATAYYSTGIGDIEVYLPVPPAAAIGMRVMDTFRPLLGRDRVQDWLKEQVDKRVHGPDEVARSKLRTWVWGEVRNARGERRTARLETANGYDVTIHGVLFAVRHLLANANTSGYFTPSKLFGARCIEQLPGSGSIVIRG; this comes from the coding sequence ATGAGCAAGTCCCACTGGATGATCTACGGCGCCAATGGCTACACCGGCCGGCTGGTGGCCGAGCAGGCGCAACGCGAGGGCCTGACGCCGATCCTCGGCGGCCGCAACCCGGCCAGCCTGCACGCACTGGGCAGCTCGCTGGGACTGGAGTGCCGGGTGTTCGACCTGAACGACAGCGCCGCCGCCCTGGCCGCGTTGGAGGATGTCGCCGTGCTCGCCAACTGCGCCGGCCCCTTCTCCGCCACCGCCGCGCCGATGATCGAGGCCTGCATCGCCAGCGCCACCCACTACGTCGATATCACCGGCGAGATTTCCGTCTTCGAGTACGCCCACGGGCTGGACGAAGTAGCGCGTACGGCGGGTGTGGTGATCTGCCCCGGCGTCGGCTTCGACGTGATCCCCACCGACTGCGTCGCCGCCTGCCTCAAGGAAGCCATGCCCGACGCCGCGCACCTGGCGCTGGGCTTCGACAGCGGCAGCGGACTGTCGCCGGGCACCGCCAAGACCACCGTGGAAGGCCTCAAGCTGGGCGGCAAGGTGCGCGAGGCTGGACGCCTGCGCGACGTGCCGCTGGGCTACAAGCGCCGCGACATCGACTTCGGCCGCGGCCTCAAGCACGCCGTGACCATCCCCTGGGGCGACGTGGCAACGGCCTATTACTCCACCGGCATCGGCGACATCGAGGTCTACCTGCCGGTGCCGCCGGCCGCCGCCATCGGCATGCGGGTGATGGATACATTCCGCCCGCTACTGGGCCGCGACCGCGTGCAGGACTGGCTCAAGGAACAGGTGGACAAGCGCGTCCACGGTCCGGACGAAGTGGCGCGCAGCAAACTGCGCACCTGGGTCTGGGGGGAAGTGCGCAACGCCCGTGGCGAACGCCGCACGGCACGCCTGGAAACCGCCAACGGCTACGACGTGACCATCCACGGCGTGCTCTTCGCCGTGCGCCACCTGCTGGCCAACGCGAACACGTCCGGCTACTTCACCCCGTCGAAACTGTTCGGCGCGCGCTGCATCGAGCAGTTGCCGGGCAGCGGCAGCATCGTCATTCGCGGCTGA
- a CDS encoding LysR family transcriptional regulator ArgP, translating into MIMFDYKLLAALAAVVEQGGFERGAQVLGLSQSAISQRIKLLEARVGQPVLVRAARPQPTDIGQRLLNHVQQVRLLEGDLQQWVPALDDGAAPERLRLALNADSLATWWAQAVGDFCGERHVLLDIVVEDQEVGLKRMRAGEVAGCVCANPRPVAGGRCEPLGAMRYRGLASPEFIARHFPKGVKPEGLGRAPAIVYGPDDQLQHRYLKDLGVDGHFSYHLCPSSEGFVRMTSGGLGWGLVPEQQVRGELERGELVDMLPGRVIDVPLYWHHWRNGGELLAALTRHLLAKAPGLLVPISRE; encoded by the coding sequence CTGATCATGTTCGACTACAAGCTGCTTGCCGCCCTGGCCGCCGTGGTGGAGCAGGGCGGTTTCGAGCGTGGTGCCCAGGTGCTGGGGCTGTCGCAGTCGGCGATTTCCCAGCGCATCAAGCTGCTGGAGGCGCGCGTCGGCCAGCCGGTGCTGGTGCGGGCGGCGCGGCCGCAGCCGACCGATATCGGGCAGCGCCTGCTCAACCATGTGCAGCAGGTGCGTCTGCTGGAGGGCGATCTGCAGCAATGGGTGCCTGCCCTGGACGATGGCGCCGCGCCCGAGCGCCTGCGCCTGGCGCTGAACGCCGATAGCCTGGCGACCTGGTGGGCGCAGGCGGTCGGCGACTTCTGCGGCGAGCGCCACGTGCTGCTGGACATTGTCGTGGAGGACCAGGAGGTCGGCCTCAAGCGCATGCGCGCCGGCGAGGTAGCCGGCTGCGTCTGCGCCAACCCACGCCCGGTGGCCGGTGGCCGCTGCGAGCCGCTGGGCGCCATGCGCTATCGCGGGCTGGCGAGCCCGGAATTCATCGCCCGGCATTTCCCCAAGGGGGTAAAACCAGAGGGATTGGGCCGCGCGCCGGCCATCGTCTACGGCCCGGACGATCAACTGCAGCACCGCTACCTGAAGGACCTGGGCGTCGACGGCCACTTCAGCTATCACCTGTGCCCATCTTCCGAAGGTTTCGTGCGCATGACCAGTGGCGGACTCGGCTGGGGCCTGGTGCCTGAGCAGCAGGTGCGCGGCGAGCTGGAACGCGGTGAGCTGGTGGACATGCTGCCAGGGCGGGTGATCGACGTGCCGCTCTATTGGCACCACTGGCGCAACGGCGGCGAGTTGCTCGCCGCGCTGACCCGGCACCTGCTGGCGAAGGCGCCGGGCCTGCTGGTGCCGATCAGCCGCGAATGA
- a CDS encoding ACT domain-containing protein, which produces MAGETSLAALLRDMTPVLNDGEYVFCTLPDSQLPAGLQPLGSFRESEGLTLILSRAEAEQAGLAFDYVAAWLTLEVHSALQAVGLTAAVASALAKAGISCNVVAAWYHDHLFVAHADGPRALDVLHALALNPEGV; this is translated from the coding sequence ATGGCTGGCGAAACCTCCCTGGCCGCGCTGCTGCGCGACATGACCCCGGTACTCAACGACGGCGAGTACGTGTTCTGCACCCTTCCCGACAGCCAGCTTCCGGCCGGCCTGCAGCCGCTGGGCAGCTTCCGCGAAAGCGAAGGACTGACGCTGATCCTGTCGCGCGCCGAGGCCGAACAGGCTGGGCTGGCCTTCGACTACGTCGCCGCCTGGCTGACCTTGGAAGTGCACTCGGCGCTCCAGGCCGTCGGCCTCACCGCCGCCGTGGCGAGCGCCCTGGCCAAGGCCGGGATCAGCTGCAACGTGGTTGCAGCCTGGTACCACGATCACCTGTTCGTCGCCCACGCCGACGGCCCGCGCGCGCTGGACGTCTTGCACGCGCTCGCGCTCAACCCGGAAGGGGTCTGA
- a CDS encoding NAD(P)-dependent oxidoreductase, giving the protein MKILVTGASGFIGGRFARFALEQGLAVRVNGRREEALQPLVARGAEFMAGDLSDPTLVRALCSDVDAVVHCAGAVGVWGSHDYFHQANVVMTESIVEACLKQKVRRLVHLSSPSIYFDGQSHVGINEEQVPKRFANHYGSTKYQSELVALGAQEFGLEVLALRPRFVTGAGDTSIFPRMIAAHRKGRLRIIGQGLNKVDFTSIQNLNDALFASLMAGDEALGQAYNISNGQPLPLWDVVNYVLRRLDMPPVEGHMPYGLAYSLALINEGVSTILPGRPEPTLHRLGMAVMAKDFSLDISRARQYLDYDPQNSLWDALDEFCDWWRVRGA; this is encoded by the coding sequence ATGAAGATTCTGGTCACCGGAGCCAGCGGGTTCATTGGCGGGCGTTTCGCCCGTTTCGCCCTGGAGCAGGGCCTGGCGGTGCGGGTGAACGGACGCCGCGAGGAAGCGCTGCAGCCGCTGGTGGCGCGCGGTGCGGAGTTCATGGCCGGCGACCTGTCGGACCCGACGCTGGTACGCGCGCTGTGCAGTGATGTCGATGCCGTGGTGCATTGCGCTGGTGCGGTCGGCGTTTGGGGTAGTCATGACTACTTCCACCAGGCCAACGTGGTGATGACCGAGTCCATCGTCGAGGCCTGCCTGAAGCAGAAGGTGCGCCGCCTGGTGCATCTGTCGTCGCCGTCGATCTATTTCGACGGCCAGTCCCATGTCGGCATCAATGAAGAGCAGGTGCCCAAGCGCTTCGCCAACCATTACGGCTCGACCAAGTACCAGTCGGAACTGGTCGCCCTCGGCGCCCAGGAGTTCGGCCTGGAAGTGCTGGCGCTGCGTCCGCGCTTCGTCACCGGCGCCGGCGACACCAGCATCTTCCCGCGGATGATCGCCGCGCACCGCAAGGGTCGCCTGCGCATCATCGGGCAGGGGCTGAACAAGGTGGATTTCACCAGCATCCAGAACCTCAACGACGCGCTGTTCGCCAGCCTGATGGCGGGTGACGAGGCGCTCGGCCAGGCCTACAACATCAGCAACGGCCAGCCGCTGCCGCTGTGGGACGTGGTGAACTACGTGCTGCGCCGCCTGGATATGCCGCCGGTGGAGGGACACATGCCCTACGGGTTGGCCTACAGCCTGGCGTTGATCAACGAAGGCGTGTCCACGATCCTGCCCGGCCGCCCGGAGCCGACCCTGCATCGCCTGGGCATGGCGGTGATGGCCAAGGACTTTTCCCTGGATATCTCCCGCGCCCGTCAGTACCTCGACTACGACCCGCAGAACAGCCTGTGGGATGCGCTGGACGAGTTCTGCGATTGGTGGCGGGTGCGGGGTGCCTGA
- a CDS encoding Fe-Mn family superoxide dismutase yields MAFELPPLPYAKNALEPHISAETLEFHHDKHHNTYVVNLNNLVPGTEFEGKSLEDIVKTSSGGIFNNAAQVWNHTFYWNCLSPNGGGQPTGALADAINAAFGSFDKFKEEFSKTSIGTFGSGWGWLVKKADGSLALASTIGAGCPLTSGDTPLLTCDVWEHAYYIDYRNLRPKYVEAFWNLVNWDFVAEQFAA; encoded by the coding sequence ATGGCTTTCGAATTGCCTCCGCTGCCCTACGCGAAGAATGCCCTTGAGCCGCACATTTCCGCGGAGACTCTGGAATTCCACCACGACAAGCACCACAACACCTACGTCGTGAACCTGAACAACCTGGTTCCGGGTACCGAGTTCGAAGGCAAAAGCCTGGAAGACATCGTCAAGACCTCTTCCGGCGGCATCTTCAACAACGCGGCCCAGGTGTGGAACCACACCTTCTACTGGAACTGCCTGAGCCCCAACGGCGGTGGCCAGCCCACCGGCGCCCTGGCTGACGCCATCAACGCTGCCTTCGGTTCCTTCGACAAGTTCAAGGAAGAGTTCAGCAAGACCTCCATCGGCACCTTCGGCTCCGGCTGGGGCTGGCTGGTGAAGAAAGCTGACGGTTCCCTGGCCCTGGCCAGCACCATCGGCGCCGGTTGCCCGCTGACCAGCGGCGACACCCCGCTGCTGACCTGCGACGTCTGGGAACACGCCTACTACATCGACTACCGCAACCTGCGTCCGAAGTACGTCGAGGCGTTCTGGAACCTGGTCAACTGGGACTTCGTGGCCGAGCAGTTCGCTGCTTGA
- the feoA gene encoding ferrous iron transporter A, whose translation MLDLQAQRRYRITGYRPGIGAAFRQRLFSMGLLPGAELKVRRVAPLGDPVQVDTRQCSLVLRRRDLAFLQLEAQD comes from the coding sequence ATGCTCGACCTTCAAGCACAACGCCGGTACCGCATCACCGGCTACCGGCCCGGAATCGGCGCCGCCTTCCGCCAGCGGTTGTTTTCCATGGGGCTGTTGCCGGGCGCCGAGCTGAAGGTGCGCCGCGTGGCGCCGCTGGGCGATCCGGTGCAGGTGGATACCCGCCAGTGCAGCCTGGTGCTGCGCCGCCGCGACCTGGCGTTTCTCCAGCTCGAAGCGCAGGACTGA
- a CDS encoding ATPase has product MRNDAFDEFDDVPSLSTDSADRDEFGHHPRRVVEPNGRPLPEPVKRGASTGPLWALVAAMAIALGGVAWWSHQQLMLMEQQLIATQESFAKISEEAAGRLDDIRGKFVANESNGMSDREALKLQVKQLQGRLAEQAKAQQTSLSEFDGAQGKRLAQINDDLKAQQDSAAQLIAQLDGKLKAISDEQAKFKNVQTDLAAANQQIQALNTEIANLKKDGSQAKAIKSIQDDLFVLRSEVDGRQGQANSDTKEFDVFRIQVMRNINTLQTQVQNLQQQLSSR; this is encoded by the coding sequence ATGCGTAACGATGCATTCGACGAGTTCGATGATGTTCCCAGCCTCTCGACCGACTCCGCGGACCGCGACGAGTTCGGTCATCACCCGCGCCGCGTGGTCGAGCCCAATGGTCGCCCGCTGCCCGAACCGGTGAAACGCGGCGCCAGCACCGGCCCGCTGTGGGCACTGGTCGCGGCCATGGCCATCGCCCTGGGCGGCGTGGCCTGGTGGAGCCACCAGCAACTGATGCTGATGGAACAACAGCTGATCGCCACCCAGGAAAGTTTCGCCAAGATCAGTGAGGAAGCCGCCGGTCGCCTCGACGATATCCGTGGCAAGTTCGTCGCCAACGAGTCCAACGGCATGAGCGACCGCGAAGCACTGAAGCTGCAGGTCAAGCAGCTGCAGGGCCGTCTGGCCGAGCAGGCCAAGGCGCAGCAGACTTCCCTGTCGGAGTTCGACGGTGCCCAGGGCAAGCGCCTGGCGCAGATCAACGATGACCTCAAGGCTCAGCAGGACAGCGCCGCGCAACTGATCGCGCAACTGGACGGCAAGCTCAAGGCCATTTCCGATGAGCAGGCCAAGTTCAAGAACGTGCAGACAGACCTTGCCGCCGCCAATCAGCAGATCCAGGCGCTCAACACGGAAATCGCCAACCTGAAGAAAGACGGCAGCCAGGCCAAGGCGATCAAGAGCATTCAGGACGATCTGTTCGTGCTGCGCTCCGAGGTCGACGGTCGCCAAGGCCAGGCCAACAGCGATACCAAGGAGTTCGATGTCTTCCGCATCCAGGTGATGCGCAACATCAACACCCTGCAGACTCAGGTGCAGAACCTCCAGCAGCAGCTCAGCAGCCGCTGA
- a CDS encoding di-heme oxidoredictase family protein: MLHRRTALCLVPLLSALALAACKPETSQHAVAEPGEALSGGATTVRQSDRNAYSMPSANLTPSRRLDFSVGNSFFRNPWVIAPTTTTARDGLGPLFNTNACQNCHIKDGRGHPPELNDVNAVSMLVRLSIPAGSADVETIKRLGVVPEPVYGGQFQDSAIPGVAPEGKVRVEYDAVPVTFKDGTVVELRKPKLRISDLGYGPMHADTMFSARIAPPMIGLGLLESIREADILANAELQAKGSDGIHGRPNRVWDDATQQTVLGRFGWKAGQPNVAQQNAHAFSGDMGLTSDLLPSDDCTAAQTDCKNAIDGGKPEVSQHIFNQVAFYARNLAVPARRKVDDPQVLTGKGLFFDTGCASCHTPKFTTGPNAAEPELANQVIRPYSDLLLHDMGEGLADNRPEFLASGRDWRTAPLWGIGLTETVNGHTQFLHDGRARNLLEAVLWHGGEAEAAKQRVLNFDAGQRDALLAFLNSL; this comes from the coding sequence ATGCTCCACCGCCGTACCGCCCTGTGCCTCGTGCCGCTGCTGTCCGCCCTCGCCCTTGCCGCGTGCAAGCCGGAGACCTCCCAGCACGCCGTGGCCGAGCCCGGCGAAGCACTGTCCGGCGGTGCCACCACGGTCCGCCAGAGCGACCGCAACGCCTATTCCATGCCCTCGGCCAACCTCACGCCGAGCCGCCGCCTGGACTTCAGCGTGGGCAACAGCTTCTTCCGCAATCCCTGGGTGATCGCGCCGACCACCACCACTGCGCGCGACGGCCTCGGCCCGCTGTTCAACACCAACGCCTGCCAGAACTGCCACATCAAGGACGGCCGCGGCCATCCGCCGGAGTTGAACGACGTCAACGCCGTGTCGATGCTGGTGCGCCTGTCGATCCCCGCCGGCTCCGCCGATGTCGAGACCATCAAGCGCCTGGGCGTGGTGCCCGAGCCGGTGTACGGCGGCCAGTTCCAGGACTCGGCGATCCCCGGCGTGGCGCCCGAAGGCAAGGTCCGCGTGGAGTACGACGCGGTGCCGGTGACCTTCAAGGACGGCACCGTGGTCGAGTTGCGCAAACCCAAGCTGCGCATCAGCGACCTGGGCTATGGCCCGATGCACGCGGACACGATGTTCTCCGCCCGCATCGCCCCGCCGATGATCGGCCTGGGCCTGCTGGAGTCCATCAGAGAAGCGGACATCCTGGCCAACGCCGAGCTTCAGGCCAAAGGCAGCGACGGCATCCACGGCCGACCGAACCGGGTCTGGGACGATGCCACGCAACAGACCGTCCTCGGCCGCTTCGGCTGGAAGGCCGGGCAGCCCAACGTCGCCCAACAGAACGCCCACGCCTTCTCCGGTGACATGGGCCTGACCAGCGACCTGCTGCCCAGCGACGACTGTACGGCAGCGCAGACCGACTGCAAGAACGCCATCGACGGCGGCAAGCCGGAAGTCAGCCAGCACATCTTCAACCAGGTCGCCTTCTACGCCCGCAACCTCGCGGTACCGGCGCGGCGCAAGGTCGACGACCCGCAGGTGCTGACCGGCAAGGGACTGTTCTTCGACACCGGTTGCGCCAGCTGCCACACACCCAAATTCACCACCGGGCCGAACGCCGCCGAGCCCGAACTGGCCAACCAGGTCATCCGCCCCTACAGCGACCTGCTGCTGCATGACATGGGCGAGGGACTAGCGGACAATCGCCCGGAATTTCTTGCCAGCGGCCGCGATTGGCGCACGGCGCCGCTGTGGGGCATCGGCCTGACCGAGACGGTCAACGGTCACACCCAGTTCCTGCATGACGGCCGCGCCCGCAACCTGCTCGAAGCCGTGCTTTGGCACGGCGGCGAAGCCGAAGCGGCCAAGCAACGCGTACTGAATTTCGACGCCGGGCAGCGCGATGCCCTGCTGGCGTTCCTGAACTCACTCTAA
- a CDS encoding LysE/ArgO family amino acid transporter, with product MWQSYLNGVLVAAGLIIAIGAQNAFVLAQSLRREHHLSVAALCVLCDAILVSAGVFGLAKILAENPTLLAIARWGGVTFLVWYGLKALRRAVAPEAMADATQTGPRSRRTVLMAALAVTLLNPHVYLDTVLLIGSLGAQQTAPGAYAMGAASASLMWFFTLAFGAAWLAPWLARPATWRLVDLMVAVMMLGMAAQLVFAN from the coding sequence ATGTGGCAGAGCTACCTCAACGGCGTGCTGGTCGCCGCCGGCCTGATAATCGCCATCGGCGCGCAGAACGCCTTCGTCCTCGCCCAGAGCCTGCGCCGCGAGCATCACCTGTCGGTCGCCGCGCTGTGCGTGCTGTGCGATGCGATCCTGGTCAGCGCCGGGGTCTTCGGCCTGGCGAAGATCCTCGCCGAGAATCCGACGCTGCTGGCCATCGCCCGCTGGGGCGGGGTCACCTTCCTGGTCTGGTACGGGCTCAAGGCGCTGCGTCGCGCAGTCGCACCCGAAGCCATGGCCGACGCCACGCAGACCGGTCCGCGTTCCCGTCGCACCGTGCTCATGGCGGCCCTGGCGGTGACTCTGCTCAATCCCCATGTCTACCTCGACACCGTGCTGCTGATCGGCTCCCTCGGCGCCCAGCAAACCGCACCCGGCGCCTACGCCATGGGCGCGGCCAGTGCTTCGCTGATGTGGTTCTTCACCCTGGCCTTCGGCGCCGCCTGGCTGGCGCCCTGGCTTGCACGGCCGGCGACGTGGCGCCTGGTGGACCTGATGGTCGCGGTGATGATGCTGGGGATGGCGGCGCAACTGGTGTTCGCCAACTGA
- a CDS encoding imelysin family protein, with protein sequence MTRMPWATVSLLAIAISLAGCGDDKKAEAPAAAAPAASTQSTAPAAAKVDEAAVKAVVKNYLDIAEATYGDALTTAKALQTAVDALIAKPSEATLKAAREAWIASRPSYSQSEAFRFGNSIIDDWEGAVNAWPLDEGLIDYVAKDYQHAEGNAGATANIIANTEIQVGEDKIDVKEITGEKLKGLNELGGSEANVATGYHAIEFLLWGQDLNGTKPGAGDRKYTDYAQGKDCTNGHCDRRAAYLKAATDLLVADLEEMVGNFKSGVADNYRAKVEADTAENNLRKMFFGMGSLSLGELAGERMKVALEANSTEDEHDCFSDNTHNTLFFNAKSIRNIYLGEYKRTDGSVVKGPSLSDLVAKADAAADTDLKNDLANTEAKMQVIVDRAEKDGVHFDQMIAPDDKGDQQKIRDAIASLVKQTGAIEKAATAVGVQDLKPDNADHQF encoded by the coding sequence ATGACTCGTATGCCCTGGGCCACTGTCAGCCTGCTCGCCATCGCCATCTCCCTCGCCGGCTGCGGCGATGACAAGAAAGCCGAAGCCCCCGCCGCCGCCGCACCGGCTGCCAGCACCCAGAGCACTGCCCCGGCGGCCGCCAAGGTCGACGAGGCCGCGGTCAAGGCCGTGGTGAAGAACTACCTGGACATCGCCGAAGCCACCTACGGCGACGCCCTGACCACCGCCAAGGCCCTGCAGACCGCCGTCGACGCGCTGATCGCCAAGCCCAGCGAAGCAACCCTGAAGGCCGCCCGCGAAGCCTGGATCGCTTCCCGCCCGTCCTACTCGCAGAGCGAAGCCTTCCGCTTCGGCAACTCGATCATCGACGACTGGGAAGGCGCGGTTAACGCCTGGCCGCTGGACGAAGGCCTGATCGACTACGTTGCCAAGGACTACCAGCACGCCGAAGGCAACGCCGGCGCCACCGCCAACATCATCGCCAACACCGAAATCCAGGTCGGCGAAGACAAGATCGACGTCAAGGAAATCACCGGCGAGAAACTCAAGGGCCTGAACGAGCTGGGCGGTTCCGAAGCCAACGTCGCCACCGGCTACCACGCCATCGAATTCCTGCTCTGGGGCCAGGACCTGAACGGCACCAAGCCGGGCGCCGGCGATCGCAAGTACACCGACTACGCCCAGGGCAAGGACTGCACCAACGGTCATTGCGACCGTCGCGCTGCCTACCTGAAAGCCGCCACCGACCTGCTGGTCGCTGACCTGGAAGAAATGGTCGGCAACTTCAAGTCCGGCGTCGCCGACAACTACCGCGCCAAGGTCGAGGCCGACACCGCCGAGAACAACCTGCGCAAGATGTTCTTCGGCATGGGCTCCCTGTCCCTGGGCGAGCTGGCCGGCGAGCGCATGAAGGTCGCGCTGGAAGCCAACTCCACCGAAGACGAGCACGACTGCTTCAGCGACAACACCCACAACACCCTGTTCTTCAACGCCAAGTCCATCCGCAACATCTACCTGGGTGAGTACAAGCGCACCGACGGTAGCGTCGTGAAGGGCCCGAGCCTGTCCGACCTGGTCGCCAAGGCCGACGCCGCCGCCGACACCGATCTGAAGAATGACCTGGCCAACACCGAAGCCAAGATGCAGGTCATCGTCGACCGTGCCGAGAAGGACGGTGTGCACTTCGACCAGATGATCGCTCCGGACGACAAGGGCGATCAGCAGAAAATCCGCGACGCCATCGCCTCGCTGGTCAAGCAGACCGGCGCCATCGAAAAAGCCGCTACCGCGGTTGGCGTGCAGGACCTGAAGCCGGACAACGCCGATCACCAGTTCTGA
- a CDS encoding GGDEF domain-containing phosphodiesterase, with translation MKLDPRHSLSLKLLRMVLLAALVVGVVLSCAQIVYDAHKARQNVHNDAQRILAMVRDPSTQAVYSLDRDMAMQVLEGLFQHEAVRYAAIGHPDEPMLAEKSRPLLDSNTRWLTDPILGAEQNYSIRLAGRGGSNEYYGDLKITLDTAPYGDDFVATSVIIFISGIFRAMALSLVLFMVYHWLLTKPLSKIIEHLASINPDRPSQHKLPMPDGHEKDELGLWVNTANQLLASIERNGHLRREAEDSLLRISQYDFLTGLPNRKLLQQRLDQILEGASRLQRRVAVLCLGLDDFKGINEQYSYQFGDQLLIALADRLRTRSAHLGALARLGGDQFALVQADIEQPYEAAELAQQILDDLEAPFELDQHLVHLRATIGITLFPEDGETTEKLLQKAEQTMTLAKSRSRNRYQFYIASVDSEMRRRRELEKDLREALARNELHLVYQPQVDYRDHRVVGVEALLRWQHPTQGWVAPDLFIPLAEQNGSIFSIGEWVLDQSCRQLREWHDQGFDDLRLAVNLSTVQLRHNALPRVVSNLLQMHRLPPRSLELEVTETGLMEDISTAAQHLLSLRRAGALIAIDDFGTGYSSLSYLKSLPLDKIKIDKSFVQDLLLDDDDATIVRAIIQLGKSLGMQVIAEGVETVEQEAYIIAQGCHEGQGYLYSKPLPARELTLYLKQARRLAEAAGGNPGGSVERH, from the coding sequence TTGAAACTGGATCCCCGGCACAGCCTCTCCCTCAAGCTGCTGCGAATGGTATTGCTCGCGGCCCTCGTGGTCGGGGTGGTACTCAGCTGTGCCCAGATCGTCTATGACGCCCACAAGGCGCGCCAGAACGTACACAACGACGCCCAGCGCATCCTGGCGATGGTCCGTGACCCTTCCACCCAGGCCGTCTACAGCCTCGACCGCGACATGGCGATGCAGGTCCTCGAAGGCCTGTTCCAGCACGAAGCCGTGCGCTACGCCGCCATCGGCCATCCCGACGAACCCATGCTGGCCGAGAAATCCCGCCCTCTGCTGGACTCCAATACCCGCTGGCTGACCGACCCGATCCTAGGCGCCGAGCAGAACTACTCCATCCGCCTCGCCGGCCGCGGCGGTTCCAACGAATACTACGGCGACCTGAAGATCACCCTCGACACCGCGCCCTACGGCGACGACTTCGTCGCCACCTCGGTGATCATCTTCATCTCCGGCATCTTCCGCGCCATGGCCCTGAGCCTGGTGCTGTTCATGGTCTACCACTGGCTGCTGACCAAGCCGCTGTCGAAGATCATCGAGCACCTGGCCTCGATCAATCCGGACCGCCCCAGCCAACACAAGCTGCCGATGCCCGACGGCCACGAGAAGGACGAGCTGGGCTTATGGGTGAATACAGCCAACCAGTTGCTGGCCTCCATCGAGCGCAATGGTCATCTGCGCCGGGAGGCCGAAGACAGCCTGCTGCGCATCTCCCAATACGACTTCCTCACCGGCCTGCCCAACCGCAAGCTGCTGCAACAGCGCCTCGACCAGATCCTCGAGGGTGCCTCGCGCCTGCAACGCCGCGTCGCCGTGCTCTGCCTGGGCCTGGATGACTTCAAAGGCATCAACGAGCAATACAGCTACCAGTTCGGCGACCAGTTGCTGATCGCCCTCGCCGACCGCCTGCGCACCCGCAGCGCGCACCTCGGCGCCCTGGCGCGGCTGGGCGGCGACCAGTTCGCCCTGGTCCAGGCCGATATCGAACAGCCCTACGAAGCGGCGGAGCTCGCCCAGCAGATCCTCGACGACCTCGAAGCGCCCTTCGAACTGGACCAGCATCTGGTACACCTGCGCGCCACCATCGGCATCACCCTGTTCCCCGAGGACGGCGAGACCACCGAGAAGCTGCTGCAGAAAGCCGAGCAGACCATGACCCTGGCCAAGAGCCGCTCGCGCAACCGCTACCAGTTCTACATCGCCAGCGTCGACAGCGAGATGCGCCGCCGCCGCGAACTGGAGAAGGACCTGCGCGAGGCCCTGGCGCGCAACGAACTGCATCTCGTGTATCAGCCGCAGGTGGATTACCGCGATCACCGCGTGGTCGGCGTCGAGGCGCTGCTGCGCTGGCAGCACCCGACCCAGGGTTGGGTCGCGCCGGACCTGTTCATCCCGCTGGCGGAGCAGAACGGCAGCATCTTCAGCATCGGCGAATGGGTGCTCGACCAGTCCTGCCGCCAACTGCGCGAATGGCACGACCAGGGTTTCGACGACCTGCGCCTGGCGGTCAACCTGTCCACCGTGCAGTTGCGCCACAACGCCCTGCCGCGCGTGGTCAGCAACCTGTTGCAGATGCACCGCCTGCCGCCGCGTTCGCTGGAGCTGGAAGTCACCGAGACCGGCCTGATGGAGGACATCTCCACCGCCGCCCAACACCTGCTCAGCCTGCGCCGCGCCGGCGCGCTGATCGCCATCGACGACTTCGGCACCGGCTATTCCTCGCTGAGCTACCTGAAGAGCCTGCCGCTGGACAAGATCAAGATCGACAAGAGCTTCGTCCAGGACCTGCTGCTGGACGACGACGACGCCACCATCGTTCGCGCCATCATCCAGCTGGGCAAGAGCCTGGGCATGCAGGTGATCGCCGAGGGCGTGGAGACTGTCGAGCAGGAGGCCTACATCATCGCCCAGGGCTGCCACGAAGGTCAGGGCTACCTCTACAGCAAGCCGCTGCCGGCGCGCGAGCTGACGCTTTACCTCAAGCAGGCACGGCGCCTGGCCGAAGCGGCCGGCGGCAATCCGGGCGGGTCCGTCGAGCGCCATTGA